A DNA window from Streptomyces bacillaris contains the following coding sequences:
- a CDS encoding SRPBCC family protein, with protein sequence MTSLTVTASSHSSASAAIIYAALLDAESWPLWSPYADVEWDVPAGVDRPARVGDLRTIRSSAGRTCCRERVVEMVPDQRFSYEQSAGLFTSHQGSVDLARAPHGGTNITWSATYRHTLPLLDMLRRRRLQVWVHDLASYANSIVIRNS encoded by the coding sequence ATGACGTCCCTCACTGTTACTGCTTCTTCGCACTCATCGGCGTCTGCCGCCATCATCTACGCGGCGCTCCTGGACGCAGAATCCTGGCCGTTGTGGTCCCCCTATGCCGACGTCGAGTGGGATGTGCCTGCGGGAGTCGACCGACCGGCACGCGTGGGCGACCTGCGCACCATCCGTTCCTCCGCTGGACGTACGTGCTGCCGCGAGCGCGTCGTCGAGATGGTTCCCGACCAGCGGTTCAGCTACGAACAGTCCGCAGGGCTGTTCACGTCTCATCAAGGGTCTGTGGATCTGGCCCGAGCCCCCCATGGCGGCACCAACATCACCTGGTCAGCGACCTACCGACACACCCTTCCTCTCTTGGACATGCTCAGGAGACGGCGTCTGCAGGTTTGGGTCCACGATCTCGCGTCATACGCCAACTCAATCGTGATTCGTAACTCCTAG
- a CDS encoding IS5 family transposase (programmed frameshift) produces MVDDDLWALIEPLLPPWPKKAPGPRPVSDRQCLQGILYVLHNDIAWQLLPMELGFGSGQTCWRRLDRWQKAGAFDRLHRILLAELNAADELDWSRACVDGSHVRAKGGADTGPSPVDRRKTGSKHHLICDGRGTPLKVITTAANVNDVTQTLALVDGIPPVAGRPGRPRRRPEALLGDKGYDSAPHRRELRKRRILPVISRRGAPNIEGLGRLRYVVEQTFALLHQFKRLAVRWERRTELHDAFVSLACSLICWRRLKKIES; encoded by the exons ATCGTGGACGATGACCTGTGGGCGCTGATCGAGCCTCTGCTGCCGCCCTGGCCCAAGAAGGCTCCCGGCCCGCGACCGGTTTCGGACCGGCAGTGCCTGCAGGGCATCCTGTACGTGCTGCACAACGACATCGCCTGGCAACTGCTGCCGATGGAGCTGGGATTCGGCTCGGGCCAGACCTGCTGGCGGCGGCTGGATCGGTGGCAGAAGGCCGGGGCCTTCGACCGGCTGCACCGGATCCTGCTCGCCGAGCTGAACGCGGCCGACGAGCTGGACTGGTCCAGAGCGTGCGTCGACGGCTCCCATGTCCGCGCG AAAGGGGGCGCCGACACCGGTCCGTCGCCGGTCGACCGGCGGAAGACGGGCAGCAAACACCATCTGATCTGCGACGGACGCGGCACCCCGCTGAAGGTCATCACGACCGCGGCCAACGTCAACGACGTCACCCAGACCCTCGCCCTGGTCGACGGCATCCCGCCCGTCGCCGGACGCCCGGGCCGGCCCCGCCGACGCCCCGAAGCCCTGCTCGGTGACAAGGGCTACGACTCCGCCCCCCACCGCCGCGAACTCCGCAAGCGCCGGATCCTGCCAGTGATCTCCCGCAGAGGCGCCCCGAACATCGAGGGTCTGGGCAGGCTCCGCTACGTCGTGGAGCAGACCTTCGCCCTGCTCCACCAGTTCAAACGCCTCGCGGTCCGCTGGGAACGCCGCACGGAACTCCACGACGCCTTCGTCTCCCTCGCCTGCAGTCTCATCTGCTGGAGGCGTCTCAAGAAGATCGAATCGTGA
- a CDS encoding RHS repeat-associated core domain-containing protein — translation MVRRSIRRTTEEAIGNTTKRTVGTTVQDLTWTPEGQLATLTEAGKQTGYTYDADGNRIIAKNGDGSSTLTLPNGDQVQLAANGAKTATRYYTHLGDTVAVRSGNSVSYLINDHQGTAMTAIAAGGLALTRRKQLPFGQLRSAQSPVFGPRGFVGGTNDPTGLTHLGAREYDPVLGRFISVDPIIDFDDPAQMNAYSYAHNSPLYTLKNGKWVWKETPKRGTEAKKRYTAYKANPTTYMVNDSHAKKRSADIKAGAKKAADQAAARKAADERRKADAERRKKNDIWGSISSGLNNVGQFLNAHRTTIISVAAIFVPALIPVAMSS, via the coding sequence GTGGTCCGTCGGTCTATCCGACGGACCACCGAGGAGGCAATCGGGAACACCACCAAGCGGACCGTCGGCACCACCGTCCAGGACCTGACCTGGACCCCCGAAGGGCAGCTCGCCACCCTCACCGAGGCGGGCAAGCAGACCGGCTACACCTATGACGCCGACGGCAACCGGATCATCGCGAAGAACGGGGACGGCTCCAGCACCCTGACGCTCCCCAACGGTGACCAGGTGCAGCTCGCGGCGAACGGCGCGAAGACGGCGACGCGTTACTACACCCACCTCGGGGACACGGTCGCGGTCCGCAGCGGGAACTCCGTCTCCTACCTGATCAACGACCACCAGGGCACGGCCATGACGGCCATCGCGGCGGGCGGCCTGGCCCTGACCCGAAGGAAGCAACTCCCCTTCGGCCAGCTCCGCTCCGCCCAGTCCCCGGTCTTCGGCCCCCGCGGCTTCGTCGGCGGAACCAACGACCCCACCGGCCTGACCCACCTGGGCGCCCGCGAGTACGACCCCGTCCTGGGCCGCTTCATCTCCGTCGACCCGATCATCGACTTCGACGACCCGGCCCAGATGAACGCCTACAGCTACGCCCACAACAGCCCGCTCTACACCCTCAAGAACGGCAAATGGGTCTGGAAGGAAACCCCGAAACGGGGCACCGAGGCCAAGAAGCGCTACACGGCATACAAGGCCAACCCCACCACCTACATGGTCAACGACAGCCACGCCAAGAAGCGCTCGGCCGACATCAAGGCAGGGGCGAAGAAGGCCGCAGACCAGGCTGCCGCCAGGAAAGCCGCAGATGAGCGTCGAAAAGCTGATGCGGAACGCCGAAAGAAGAATGATATATGGGGGAGTATCAGCAGCGGCCTGAACAATGTTGGGCAATTCCTTAACGCGCACCGCACAACGATAATATCTGTCGCAGCGATATTCGTTCCCGCGTTGATCCCCGTAGCTATGAGCTCGTAA
- a CDS encoding RHS repeat domain-containing protein, with the protein MGRRARLIAVALAAFLFVGLLGGPVAAAAAELDLLKLEKPDPVPTADVAKHVPTKPDQTARHPWKSPKVAWPEPGTETPALRENGTPVQAGSLPVSVGRTAPQTAASAKASALSSASGRARATGPQKVQVQVLDRATTESLGVEGVVLALRPTAWTGGRVDVEVDYSGFRDAYGGDWASRLTLKTLPACALTTPGKAGCATGESLSTENDTAGNTLKATVALPEADPATAGDTPPVTRSAGAQAVPAVRAVSGGTVLLAATAAAAGPSGNFTATSLSPSASWSAGGSNGGFSWTYPIDTPDVAGSAVPELKLGYSSQSVDGRTASTNNQANGVGDGWSMEPGYIERQYVSCTDDTKNSTTTAKVGDLCWKKDNAVINLGGLSNTLIKDDTSGEWRLEGDDGTKVVKLTNSALANGDNDNEYWRVTTPDGTRYYFGYNRPQGWAAGKAETNSAWTVPVFGNQTGEPCYAAAFKDAWCQQAWRWNLDAVVDVHGDAMTYYWEKETNHYGRNVNPSTGASTATPYIRGGYLKRIEYGLRGTDFYGQPAAKVEFTSSERCLSDCGTFDKAKAKNWPDVPFDRYCAPGTECKDRYSPSFWSRKRLTKIDTSVLVGTAFKPVDTWAFTHQFPATGDGSDPALWLASITRTGHGGTGSVTLPAVTFLGQTLPNRVEGATTGGAPDPVPPFWRHRVYGINTETGGRIGVTYSPADCTANSVPTPSSNTRRCYPVKWSPPEAPGANYEPYLDWFHSYVVTQVLETDLTGGAPVKQTDYAYLDGMAWAKAKDDEFTDAEHLTYGDRKGYGRVQVRTGVAPDKRTLKEFRYFRGIDGASVKDTEGVAVTDREAFAGMTREEATYNGDGGKLETTTSYEPWRSSATATETRAEGLPALHAYATGGKSEQTRTTVGAGWRTTRLERTFDPVGQVLTESSLGDTAKSGDEECTTNTYVRNTSLNILTTIAESRTVAKPCGTTPTLPADLVSTARYYYDGATGLTTPPVRGDVTRLDEQDAQGTGYLTTATHTYDQHGREKTSTDALQVTTARTDYTPATLQAPTTVTVTNAKNHVTTTTHDPVRGVVTAAVDANGKRTDADHDGLGRVVKVWEPGWAKAANPAKPSAEYSYRISKSETNAVTTRTLKQNGEYRTTYALYDGLLRERQTQAPAVGTQNRVMTETHYDTHGRPWQTYAPYYADGAPSATLTSAAVNTVPTATQSLFDGVGRVTDALSVKFGDEQWRTKTVYEGDRTTVIPPKGGTATTTVTDARGRTTDLLQYTNAARTTSEKTSYAYGKYDEPSSVTDPDGNTWSYTFDSRGQKTTTVDPDKGTTLTEYDDLGRAVTTTDARGVVLTTSYDELGRKDEVKQGATLLSKWTYDTLAKGQLTKSTRYVDGAEYTNATGGFNDRYQPTSTTTTVPSAAGGLAGTYTWTYGYDARTGALLWTRNPAVGDIQAEFVVTNYNSDDLPFRTSGQYDSLVANTLYDVFSRPTRLEFSASLGKKVYKTLLYDEHTGQVTRQTTDRDVAPKRVDDTTYAYDPAGNVTGVTNVSGQDAQKSTDTQCFTTDLLGRLSEAWTAKTDCSAAPSASTVGGPDAYWHSYDYDRTGNRSKQVEHATTAGGADATTTYTHPSPGAKRPHAVQQVSVTGGPADGRTSTFEYDDAGNTTKRTVGTTVQDLTWTPEGQLATLTEAGKQTGYTYDADGNRIIAKNGDGSSTLTLPNGDQVQLAANGAKTATRYYTHLGDTVAVRSGNSVSYLINDHQGTAMTAIAAGGLALTRRKQLPFGQLRSAQSPVFGPRGFVGGTNDPTGLTHLGAREYDPVLGRFISVDPIIDFDDPAQMNAYSYAHNSPLTKSDPTGLRPDHTVGNAKGDERWASDRGMYAGYTLRNGKWVWKETPKRGTEAKKRYKAYKANPTTYMVNDSHAKKRSADIKAGAKKAADAAAAKRAKAAAEKQRKEDGIFGNIMKGRWGDAAANLKEAGPVRWVAENADTIKLVVGSAAFAVCIVASAGACLIAGGVVIAAGIAVDAAAGAEMGGEYWKATAVTAGITLAGGAVGRFASGGGKWSQGGWFKSPKMTRRGPTHAVGRSSHARRTDVGPTANAYVQNAFLTGMSCGAPAKSTINAGYCP; encoded by the coding sequence GTGGGAAGACGGGCGCGGCTGATAGCCGTGGCGCTGGCCGCGTTCCTCTTCGTGGGTCTGCTGGGCGGCCCGGTCGCGGCAGCAGCCGCCGAGCTGGACCTGCTGAAGCTGGAGAAGCCGGATCCGGTGCCGACCGCCGATGTGGCGAAGCACGTGCCGACGAAGCCCGATCAGACCGCTCGGCATCCGTGGAAGTCGCCCAAGGTGGCCTGGCCGGAGCCCGGCACCGAGACGCCCGCTCTCCGCGAGAACGGCACCCCGGTGCAGGCCGGTTCACTGCCCGTCAGCGTGGGCCGCACCGCACCGCAGACAGCGGCGTCCGCCAAGGCGTCGGCCCTGTCCTCCGCCTCCGGAAGGGCCCGGGCGACCGGCCCGCAGAAGGTCCAGGTCCAGGTGCTGGACCGGGCCACCACCGAGTCGCTCGGCGTCGAAGGTGTCGTGCTCGCCCTGCGGCCAACTGCTTGGACTGGAGGCCGCGTTGACGTCGAGGTCGATTACTCCGGCTTCCGTGACGCCTACGGCGGCGACTGGGCCTCCCGCCTCACCCTGAAGACGCTTCCCGCCTGCGCACTGACCACGCCGGGCAAGGCGGGCTGTGCCACTGGCGAGTCGCTCAGCACCGAGAACGACACGGCCGGGAACACGCTCAAGGCCACGGTCGCCCTGCCCGAGGCCGATCCGGCGACGGCCGGGGACACACCCCCCGTCACGCGGTCGGCAGGAGCCCAGGCGGTCCCCGCGGTCCGGGCGGTCTCCGGCGGCACCGTGCTCCTGGCAGCGACCGCCGCCGCGGCGGGCCCCTCCGGCAACTTCACGGCCACGTCCCTCTCGCCGTCCGCCTCCTGGTCCGCCGGTGGCTCGAACGGCGGCTTCTCCTGGACGTACCCGATCGACACTCCGGACGTCGCCGGCAGCGCCGTCCCGGAGCTGAAGCTGGGCTACTCCTCCCAGTCGGTCGACGGACGTACGGCGTCGACGAACAACCAGGCCAACGGGGTGGGCGACGGCTGGTCGATGGAGCCGGGCTACATCGAGCGCCAGTACGTCTCCTGCACGGACGACACCAAGAACAGCACGACCACGGCGAAGGTCGGGGACCTGTGCTGGAAGAAGGACAACGCCGTCATCAACCTCGGCGGCCTGTCCAACACCCTGATCAAGGACGACACCAGCGGCGAGTGGCGACTGGAGGGTGACGACGGCACCAAGGTCGTCAAGCTCACCAACTCCGCCCTGGCCAACGGCGACAACGACAACGAGTACTGGCGGGTGACGACCCCGGACGGTACGCGCTACTACTTCGGCTACAACCGGCCGCAGGGCTGGGCCGCGGGCAAGGCGGAGACCAACTCCGCCTGGACGGTGCCCGTCTTCGGCAACCAGACCGGCGAGCCGTGCTACGCGGCCGCCTTCAAGGACGCCTGGTGCCAGCAGGCCTGGCGGTGGAACCTGGACGCCGTCGTCGACGTGCACGGCGACGCCATGACGTACTACTGGGAGAAGGAGACCAACCACTACGGCCGCAACGTCAACCCGAGCACCGGTGCCTCCACCGCCACGCCCTACATCCGCGGCGGATACCTCAAGCGGATCGAATACGGCCTGCGCGGAACCGACTTCTACGGTCAGCCGGCCGCCAAGGTCGAGTTCACCAGCAGCGAGCGCTGCCTGAGCGACTGCGGAACGTTCGACAAGGCCAAGGCGAAGAACTGGCCCGACGTCCCGTTCGACCGCTACTGCGCCCCGGGCACGGAGTGCAAGGACCGCTACTCGCCGTCGTTCTGGAGCCGTAAGCGCCTGACGAAGATCGACACGTCGGTCCTCGTCGGCACGGCCTTCAAGCCGGTCGACACCTGGGCCTTCACCCACCAGTTCCCCGCGACGGGCGACGGCAGCGACCCGGCCCTGTGGCTCGCGTCGATCACGCGCACCGGTCATGGCGGCACCGGCTCCGTGACCCTCCCCGCGGTGACCTTCCTGGGGCAGACGCTGCCGAACCGGGTGGAGGGTGCCACCACCGGCGGCGCCCCGGACCCGGTGCCGCCGTTCTGGCGCCACCGCGTCTACGGGATCAACACCGAGACCGGCGGGCGGATCGGCGTCACCTACTCGCCGGCCGACTGCACGGCGAACAGTGTCCCCACCCCATCGTCGAACACCCGGCGCTGTTACCCGGTGAAGTGGTCCCCGCCGGAGGCTCCGGGCGCGAACTACGAGCCGTATCTCGACTGGTTCCACTCCTACGTCGTCACCCAGGTCCTGGAGACCGACCTCACCGGCGGGGCGCCCGTCAAGCAGACGGACTACGCGTACCTGGACGGCATGGCCTGGGCCAAGGCGAAGGACGACGAGTTCACCGACGCCGAGCACCTGACGTACGGGGACCGCAAGGGATACGGCCGCGTCCAGGTCCGCACCGGCGTGGCGCCGGACAAGCGGACGCTGAAGGAGTTCCGCTACTTCCGCGGTATCGACGGGGCCTCGGTCAAGGACACCGAGGGCGTCGCCGTCACCGACCGCGAAGCCTTCGCCGGCATGACCCGTGAGGAAGCCACCTACAACGGCGACGGCGGCAAACTGGAGACCACGACCAGCTACGAGCCGTGGCGCTCGTCCGCGACCGCCACCGAGACCCGGGCCGAAGGGCTGCCCGCCCTCCACGCGTACGCCACGGGCGGGAAGAGCGAGCAGACCCGCACCACCGTCGGAGCGGGCTGGCGCACCACCCGCCTGGAGCGGACCTTCGACCCGGTCGGCCAGGTGCTGACCGAGTCCTCGCTCGGCGACACCGCGAAGTCGGGCGACGAGGAGTGCACCACCAACACCTACGTCCGCAACACCTCGCTCAACATCCTCACCACGATCGCCGAGTCCCGGACCGTGGCCAAGCCCTGCGGCACCACGCCGACCCTTCCGGCGGACCTGGTCTCGACCGCGCGCTACTACTACGACGGCGCGACCGGCCTGACCACCCCGCCCGTGCGGGGCGATGTGACGCGCCTGGACGAGCAGGACGCCCAGGGCACCGGGTACCTCACCACCGCGACCCACACCTACGACCAGCACGGCCGGGAGAAGACCTCGACCGACGCCCTGCAGGTCACCACCGCGCGGACCGACTACACCCCGGCCACCCTTCAGGCACCGACCACGGTCACCGTGACCAACGCGAAGAACCACGTGACCACCACGACGCACGACCCGGTACGGGGCGTGGTCACCGCCGCGGTGGACGCCAACGGCAAGCGCACCGACGCCGACCACGACGGCCTGGGCCGGGTCGTGAAGGTGTGGGAGCCGGGCTGGGCCAAGGCTGCCAACCCGGCCAAGCCCTCCGCCGAGTACAGCTACCGGATCTCCAAGTCCGAGACCAACGCCGTCACCACCAGGACCCTGAAGCAGAACGGCGAGTACCGCACCACCTACGCGCTCTACGACGGCCTGCTGCGCGAGCGCCAGACGCAGGCCCCTGCCGTCGGCACGCAGAACCGGGTCATGACGGAGACGCACTACGACACCCACGGCCGGCCGTGGCAGACGTACGCCCCCTACTACGCGGACGGCGCACCGTCGGCGACGCTGACGTCGGCAGCGGTGAACACGGTCCCGACCGCGACACAGAGCCTCTTCGACGGAGTGGGCCGCGTCACGGATGCCCTGTCCGTGAAGTTCGGTGACGAACAGTGGCGGACGAAGACGGTCTACGAGGGTGACCGCACCACGGTCATCCCGCCGAAGGGCGGCACGGCCACCACGACGGTGACGGACGCCCGCGGACGCACGACCGACCTTCTGCAGTACACGAACGCGGCACGTACGACGTCGGAGAAGACGAGCTACGCGTACGGCAAGTACGACGAGCCGTCCTCGGTCACCGACCCCGACGGAAACACATGGTCCTACACCTTCGACAGCCGGGGCCAGAAGACCACGACGGTCGACCCGGACAAGGGCACTACGCTCACCGAGTACGACGACCTCGGCCGCGCCGTCACCACGACGGACGCCCGCGGTGTCGTGCTCACCACCAGCTACGACGAACTCGGCCGCAAGGACGAGGTCAAGCAGGGCGCCACACTCCTGTCCAAGTGGACCTACGACACCCTCGCCAAGGGGCAGCTGACCAAGAGCACGCGGTACGTCGACGGGGCCGAGTACACCAACGCGACCGGCGGCTTCAACGACCGCTACCAGCCCACGTCGACCACCACCACGGTCCCGTCCGCGGCGGGCGGCCTGGCGGGTACGTACACCTGGACGTACGGCTACGACGCGCGGACCGGGGCCCTGCTCTGGACACGCAACCCGGCTGTCGGTGACATCCAGGCCGAGTTCGTGGTGACCAACTACAACAGCGACGACCTGCCGTTCCGCACCAGCGGACAGTACGACTCCCTGGTCGCCAACACGCTCTACGACGTCTTCTCCCGTCCCACGCGCCTGGAGTTCAGCGCCAGCCTCGGCAAGAAGGTCTACAAGACCCTCCTCTACGACGAGCACACCGGTCAGGTGACCCGGCAGACCACCGACCGGGACGTCGCCCCGAAGCGGGTCGACGACACCACGTACGCCTACGACCCGGCGGGCAACGTCACCGGCGTGACCAACGTCAGCGGCCAGGACGCGCAGAAGTCCACCGACACCCAGTGCTTCACCACCGACCTGCTGGGCCGGCTGAGCGAGGCATGGACGGCGAAGACCGACTGCTCCGCGGCTCCTTCGGCGTCCACGGTCGGCGGTCCGGACGCGTACTGGCACAGCTACGACTACGACAGGACCGGCAACCGTTCGAAGCAGGTCGAGCACGCCACCACGGCCGGTGGCGCCGACGCCACGACCACCTACACGCACCCGTCCCCGGGGGCGAAGCGTCCCCACGCGGTGCAGCAGGTATCGGTCACCGGCGGCCCGGCCGACGGACGTACCAGCACCTTCGAGTACGACGACGCCGGGAACACCACCAAGCGGACCGTCGGCACCACCGTCCAGGACCTGACCTGGACCCCCGAAGGGCAGCTCGCCACCCTCACCGAGGCGGGCAAGCAGACCGGCTACACCTATGACGCCGACGGCAACCGGATCATCGCGAAGAACGGGGACGGCTCCAGCACCCTGACGCTCCCCAACGGTGACCAGGTGCAGCTCGCGGCGAACGGCGCGAAGACGGCGACGCGTTACTACACCCACCTCGGGGACACGGTCGCGGTCCGCAGCGGGAACTCCGTCTCCTACCTGATCAACGACCACCAGGGCACGGCCATGACGGCCATCGCGGCGGGCGGCCTGGCCCTGACCCGAAGGAAGCAACTCCCCTTCGGCCAGCTCCGCTCCGCCCAGTCCCCGGTCTTCGGCCCCCGCGGCTTCGTCGGCGGAACCAACGACCCCACCGGCCTGACCCACCTGGGCGCCCGCGAGTACGACCCCGTCCTGGGCCGCTTCATCTCCGTCGACCCGATCATCGACTTCGACGACCCGGCCCAGATGAACGCCTACAGCTACGCCCACAACAGCCCGCTCACCAAGTCCGACCCGACGGGCCTGCGCCCCGACCACACGGTGGGCAACGCCAAGGGCGACGAACGCTGGGCCTCCGACCGGGGCATGTACGCCGGCTACACCCTCAGGAACGGCAAATGGGTCTGGAAGGAAACTCCGAAACGGGGCACCGAGGCCAAGAAGCGCTACAAGGCGTACAAGGCCAACCCCACCACCTACATGGTCAACGACAGCCACGCCAAGAAGCGCTCGGCCGACATCAAGGCGGGGGCGAAGAAGGCTGCGGACGCTGCTGCGGCCAAGCGGGCGAAGGCAGCTGCCGAGAAGCAGCGCAAAGAAGACGGCATCTTCGGCAATATCATGAAGGGAAGATGGGGCGATGCGGCTGCGAACCTGAAAGAGGCGGGGCCGGTTCGCTGGGTCGCGGAGAATGCAGACACCATAAAGCTGGTCGTAGGGTCTGCTGCCTTTGCTGTGTGTATCGTTGCCTCCGCCGGGGCCTGTCTGATCGCAGGAGGCGTCGTTATCGCCGCTGGAATTGCTGTGGATGCTGCGGCGGGTGCGGAAATGGGTGGCGAATATTGGAAAGCGACAGCGGTGACAGCCGGTATCACGCTTGCTGGCGGAGCCGTCGGAAGGTTTGCTTCAGGTGGCGGGAAGTGGAGTCAGGGCGGTTGGTTCAAGTCGCCTAAGATGACGAGAAGAGGTCCGACCCATGCGGTGGGTAGGTCCAGCCATGCCCGACGGACTGATGTGGGTCCGACTGCCAACGCCTACGTCCAGAATGCCTTTCTCACTGGAATGAGCTGTGGCGCTCCGGCCAAGAGCACGATAAATGCGGGGTACTGTCCGTGA